A genomic segment from Phragmites australis chromosome 6, lpPhrAust1.1, whole genome shotgun sequence encodes:
- the LOC133922989 gene encoding cyclin-F2-2-like, with protein MEIMDPFAYELLARPPPPGFDPFSCGGSMNTEITTEQLDNYFRAIGVLPPLPPADVPPTPSYTTPAATLWGAMDYAMEPLVTCELYAAALDVHVHPGAVEAPEVSLSRPAPPVSHDGAAAIKNSYDADIDASLRVMEKDARERPSPDYLNTTQGSRMDPVAHLGPATLHRAVSYADRFLSARLLADDASYERQLRLLGSSTVYAAVKYEDRGDARKLNARDVASDCGFASSQEVLDTERALVAALRYGSAAPRSTPPAVGRGSGGDLAGEAGLKPSHDSEQVQRWSRELDELTGYKPVDVHDGVHCMYRLMPDPGFDISPLFFADSR; from the exons aTGGAGATCATGGATCCCTTCGCCTACGAGCTTCTTGCTCGCCCTCCGCCCCCCGGCTTCGATCCGTTCTCCTGCGGCGGCTCCATGAACACGGAGATCACAACCGAACAGCTGGACAACTACTTCCGCGCCATCGGCGTTCTCCCTCCGCTTCCACCCGCCGATGTCCCTCCCACCCCAAGCTACACCACCCCAGCTGCCACCCTATGGGGTGCCATGGACTATGCCATGGAGCCCCTGGTGACGTGCGAGTTGTACGCCGCCGCCCTCGACGTCCACGTTCATCCTGGCGCCGTCGAGGCGCCCGAGGTGTCACTCTCGCGGCCCGCCCCTCCGGTCTCCCACGACGGAGCCGCTGCGATCAAGAACTCCTACGACGCCGACATCGACGCCAGCCTCCGGGTCATGGAGAAGGACGCCAGGGAGCGGCCCTCGCCGGACTACCTGAACACGACGCAAGGGAGCCGGATGGACCCGGTGGCGC ATCTCGGCCCCGCCACGCTCCACCGCGCCGTCTCCTACGCCGACCGGTTCCTCTCCGCGCGGCTTCTCGCGGACGATGCCAGCTACGAGCGTCAGCTCCGCCTGCTGGGCTCTTCAACCGTCTACGCCGCTGTCAAGTACGAGGACCGGGGCGACGCGCGGAAGCTGAATGCCAGGGACGTCGCCTCGGACTGCGGGTTCGCGTCGAGCCAGGAGGTGCTGGACACGGAGCGCGCCCTGGTCGCGGCGCTCCGGTACGGCTCAGCGGCCCCACGGAGCACAC CTCCTGCCGTCGGccgtggcagcggcggcgatcTTGCTGGCGAGGCTGGCCTGAAGCCGTCGCACGACTCCGAGCAGGTGCAGCGGTGGAGCAGGGAGCTCGATGAACTGACGGGGTACAAGCCCGTGGATGTGCACGACGGCGTGCACTGCATGTACCGGCTGATGCCTGATCCTGGCTTCGACATCTCTCCGCTGTTCTTCGCGGATTCCAGATAG
- the LOC133921833 gene encoding probable protein phosphatase 2C 21 isoform X3 — protein sequence MGASNSRPVTSKFTDGGETDRINYAVSSVQGRCEKMEDACAAVPDLDGTKSTSFFGVYDGHGGAEVALYCARQFHNELVNDPNYQNNPANAMRSVFFRMDDLIQQSNEWRELVNPRGDGGFIPCLKTGVCANVWPFNQEQAPEGSTACVVLIKDNQIIVGNAGDSRCVLSSNGQATDLSTDHKPNRSYESPRIERAGGHIVENKLRGLGWVALNGHLLPISRAIGDSIFKQNENFPPEKQMVTCNPDIRTVDIDDNTKFLVIASDGIWNILSSQLVVNHVHRCLRSGQTDLCVICEELIGRCLPSNDNMTVILVQFKSVAGNPHPNPSVNTQGTDAEIEDSNDDIQIQGP from the exons AATTACGCTGTGTCATCTGTGCAAGGACGGTGTGAGAAAATGGAAGATGCT TGTGCAGCTGTCCCAGATCTAGATGGTACCAAGTCCACATCATTCTTCGGTGTTTATGATGGCCATGGAG GAGCTGAAGTAGCACTGTATTGTGCGAGACAATTTCATAATGAGCTGGTCAATGATCCAAATTATCAAAACAATCCTGCTAATGCAATGCGGAGTGTGTTTTTCAG AATGGATGATTTGATACAACAATCAAATGAATGGAGGGAATTGGTTAATCCTCGTGGTGATGGTGGTTTTATACCGTGTCTCAAGACTGGTGTTTGTGCTAACGTTTGGCCCTTCAACCAA GAACAGGCACCTGAAGGAAGCACAGCATGTGTCGTTCTCATCAAAGACAATCAGATCATTGTTGGAAATGCTGGTGATTCTCGTTGTGTACTCTCAAGTAACGGTCAG GCAACTGATCTATCGACCGATCACAAACCGAACCGTTCGTATGAAAGCCCGAGAATTGAGAGAGCAGGAGGACATATAGTCGAGAATAAACTACGAGGGTTAGGATGGGTAGCCCTCAACGGTCATCTATTACCTATCTCCAGAGCAATCG GTGATTCTATATTCAAGCAGAACGAAAATTTCCCTCCTGAAAAACAGATGGTGACATGTAATCCTGACATTCGCACT GTGGACATCGATGATAACACTAAATTTCTTGTTATAGCAAGTGACGGCATATG GAATATTTTGTCAAGTCAGCTTGTGGTCAATCATGTACACCGGTGCTTAAGATCT GGGCAGACAGATCTGTGTGTTATTTGTGAGGAACTTATTGGTCGCTGCTTGCCATCGAATGACAACATGACCGTCATACTGGTTCAGTTCAAGTCTGTTGCCGGGAATCCTCACCCCAACCCCAGCGTCAATACCCAGGGCACTGACGCCGAGATCGAGGACTCCAACGACGACATCCAGATCCAGGGCCCCTGA